GTGAAGACGAACGTCCGGGGCGCCGAAATCCGGTAGCGCAGTTTTCCGACGGCGCGTTCGGATAAACCACGTACCGCGATACGATATTCGTCGGCTGACGTTGCGAATGCCGATCAAAGCGTTCACGGATATCGACTCTCTCAGCCGGTGAGACGGCGGTTCCACCAAAGATATCTCTGTAAAAGTTAGAAATCCACCAAATCTATCGATTAGACTCCAGAAAGTAAGCGGGAAAACGACCCTGTGCCTATTGCTGCTGCTCAGGAAATTCGAACCCGGAACGGGTACTATATGAGTGTACTCAGCTCCTTATCCAGCCAGTCCAGAAACCGTGACAGAGTTATACGCGGTTTCTTCCTCGTATCAATAACACCAATCCGATCCTGAGTCAGGAAGTCCACTAGCAACCACATAATCAAACTGCGCTCGACGACGTCTGACTACGCAGAGTCTGACCGTTTCTGTGATCCCTCACTGGCTACCAGATATGGTTTGAGGGAGAGCGTGGTTCTTACACCCTGGTGTGTCCCTTTCCCGAAGCAAATCCCTAGTGCAACACCTCAACCACGATGTTCCAGAGGCCGACAAGTCATGTCGGAACTGTGGCGTTACAAGCCCTAAGGGATAACTCAGACCCAACTGAGAGATGACAAGCGAAATTTTTTATATTCACATGCCCTACTCTCAGATGAGGACGCAGGTCACTCCCTTGCCTTTGCGGCGGGGACTGACCTGGCAAGCATGTGCGGTCACAGCGCACGTGTGCTGACGTCCGGCGGTTCCTTTCCGTTACAACTCATCCAACAGGTACTCCCGTACAACATCGGAGGTAACCGATTAGCAAGTGACTGGAGCGGCTGGCTCCCCCACACGTCATCAGAGGAGGGTCGGCGTCCTTCGATCCATGCAGCCGCACGGTCGTATCTTTGCTGTGACTGCCGACGGTCGCGGGAGCGAAGGCTGTATAGCGTACATGGAGGGTCGTCTGAAACGTTCCACGAATTATCGATTCTCTGAACATCATACTCGATTCCCTCAATACCAGTTTCGGGTAGTTGACTTCTGATGTATCCAGCAATGTAATCTGCTGCCGTCAGTTCTGGATAAACCCGATCGCCGTCTTGGAGTTGCGTGAGGTACACTGGAGTGACCCGATCTCCAAACCCGTTGAATTGTCGCGTCGCTGCTCTTCTAAGACGTTCTTGGCGAGAGCCGTACATCCGGTCCCCGCCATCATGAACCAGTGCTGCAGGTCCCTCATAGTCAGGAACAGTCTTTGACCCACCAGTTAGAGCTTTACTGGCAACAATGCAGGCTGTAGCCGCTCGTTGATCAACGGTATATGTTCCCCATCCCGCGACGGCGTACCAAGTGATAGGGCTGGAGTCGAGAGAGGCAAGTAACTCCTCAACTGTTACAGATAGTTCCGCTTTCGACATACCCTGTGGCGTCGAGCTTGATTTGCTCTTCCATGGTTCGAGGCCGAGTTCGACGAGTAATTCGGCGAGAGATTCACCATATGACCGAGGACACTGCACCGCAGTCATAACGAAAGCGCCATCGTTCTGATTACCGGATTCATCGACACCAACAACATGACTGGCGTGTTGGACCGGTGGCTGTGTATCAACAATCCCATGTTCAAGCAACTCAATCTGCCGCAACCCCGACGACATCTATGTTATTCAATTGTATTCACCTGTCGGGTAAATCTTCACGTAATGAATAGCTGGATGCTGTTCAATGAGCTCACGAAAAGATTGAGAAGTTCAGTATCGAAGCAGAGTACAGGAGAGTGGGGACGTCAAATGGTCGAACTGCGCTTGACGACTTCTGACTCTAAGAAGAAGTAGATATTCGGAAGACGTGTATTCGGGGTTGCTACTAATACGGGTTCATTGAGCATCTTGTTCTTGACCCGGTTCGCCAAATTCTCTGCTTCAGAACTATTCGCAGGTAATTCGAAGAGGTCTTGTTTTGATTGAGATCGCACCCGACACTGGACAAAGAACCCGAATACATACTCTGTAGTTCCGATTGGAGCAAATACTACATCTTCGCCTGTAGGACCAGTTGTGTTGGTCCAAGCCTCAATTATCTCTTCAGCACCTGTTGTTGTCCTTTGATGCTCTGCAAGATTGTCCGAGTTGGGGGGAACGGTAAACCCGACTCTCAGACGTTCTCCCACGGTGTATTGGGCGATGCCGTAGTAGTGCTATCGGTCCTCAAGAACAGTGCGGAACCGGTCGAAGGGATCGTTGTTGACTTGCTATTTTATCTCCGGCGCCCGCTCGTCGGTCCGACCGGGTAGTTCGACTTCGAGCTCCAGCGACGGCTCGCCCATCCCCTCGAAATCGATTTCGAGTTCGACGGGCTCGCCGAAGGCGAAGGGCAACTCCCACTCGTCGTCGACGATGGTTAG
The genomic region above belongs to Halomicroarcula saliterrae and contains:
- a CDS encoding amphi-Trp domain-containing protein, which translates into the protein MADDSDAERSVIRAGRDFEQEYRLDASEAGEFLIAIGEQLRDGDELTIVDDEWELPFAFGEPVELEIDFEGMGEPSLELEVELPGRTDERAPEIK